Proteins encoded in a region of the Methanobrevibacter millerae genome:
- a CDS encoding ATP-grasp domain-containing protein: protein MEKLLLIGINTRSMLNSALKLDYEIFSTSYFSTSDTPQIKNQKIILEEKNNESSGIFEDNFNSSYILETSKDFIDEADYIIPISGISPGEFSKKDQKKILGNKDVSQIENKFKFYEKIKDEFTVPETFLIKDVDEAIEISENKPEVKYIIKPVKGSGGYDINLLNNDSTIQLNDSENYILQEYIDGINLSSSILARKDIKKTIMNSRLLTENDFKNNNSYIYIGNILPLTKESILSNIGNIDEINKQMIETSQNLAYKFNLIGSNGVDYILNENGLYVIEVNPRIQGTFECVEKSLQINMLDAHIKSCMNESVEIPKAKYYSYKKIIYSPCRNKYSKIDLDNIYDLPHIGTITEKSEPLLTIIDKDTDFKKLYEKVENSSRIVNQETI from the coding sequence ATGCTTAATAGTGCGTTGAAATTAGATTATGAAATCTTTTCTACAAGTTATTTTTCTACATCAGACACACCACAAATAAAAAACCAGAAAATAATTCTTGAAGAAAAGAATAATGAAAGTTCAGGCATTTTTGAAGACAATTTTAACAGTTCTTATATTCTGGAGACTTCAAAAGATTTTATTGATGAAGCAGACTACATCATCCCAATTTCCGGAATTTCACCTGGCGAATTTTCCAAAAAAGATCAAAAAAAGATTTTAGGAAATAAAGACGTTAGCCAAATAGAAAATAAGTTCAAGTTTTATGAAAAAATCAAAGATGAATTTACTGTTCCGGAGACTTTTTTAATAAAAGATGTAGATGAAGCAATTGAAATTAGTGAAAATAAACCTGAGGTTAAATATATAATAAAACCTGTTAAAGGATCAGGTGGTTATGATATTAATCTTTTAAATAATGATAGCACTATTCAATTAAATGATAGTGAAAATTATATCTTGCAGGAATATATTGATGGAATAAATCTAAGTTCATCAATCCTTGCAAGAAAAGACATCAAAAAAACCATAATGAACTCAAGGCTGTTGACTGAAAATGATTTTAAAAATAATAACAGCTACATATACATTGGAAACATCCTGCCTTTAACAAAAGAAAGCATTCTTTCAAATATAGGAAATATCGATGAAATAAATAAACAAATGATAGAAACATCACAGAATTTAGCATATAAATTCAATTTAATAGGTTCCAATGGTGTGGACTACATATTAAATGAAAACGGATTATATGTAATTGAAGTTAATCCAAGAATACAGGGTACATTTGAATGTGTGGAAAAGTCACTTCAGATTAATATGCTAGATGCACATATAAAAAGTTGCATGAATGAATCTGTCGAAATCCCAAAGGCAAAATATTACTCATATAAAAAAATAATCTATTCACCATGCAGAAACAAATATTCAAAAATAGATTTAGACAATATTTATGACCTGCCACATATTGGAACGATAACAGAAAAATCAGAACCATTGCTTACAATAATCGACAAAGATACCGATTTTAAAAAATTATATGAAAAAGTAGAAAATAGCTCTCGAATTGTAAATCAAGAAACTATATAA
- a CDS encoding V-type ATP synthase subunit D, with amino-acid sequence MAQDIIDGINPTRMELLSLKNRTKLAVKGHGLLKEKRDALIKEFFDILDRVKGIRENAEKSLKEANEALIEAQIAMGDLAVRKASLSVKESIDVDITSRSVMGVNVPVTNIQMEERSIVDRGYGFSDTTIQLDEAAKKFEESLKYLIELGEVEKTIFLLAEEIESTKRRVNALEHIMIPRFQNTEKYIDMRLQEMERENFVRLKMIRSTIEKNEKAQAAKEAAE; translated from the coding sequence ATGGCACAAGATATTATTGATGGAATTAATCCAACAAGGATGGAGTTATTATCTCTTAAAAACAGGACTAAACTAGCTGTTAAAGGGCATGGTTTACTCAAAGAAAAAAGAGATGCTTTAATCAAAGAGTTTTTTGATATCTTGGATCGTGTTAAAGGTATTCGTGAAAATGCAGAGAAAAGTTTAAAAGAAGCTAATGAAGCATTAATTGAAGCTCAAATTGCAATGGGTGATTTGGCTGTAAGAAAAGCATCATTATCAGTTAAAGAATCTATTGATGTTGATATTACTTCAAGAAGTGTAATGGGTGTTAATGTACCTGTAACCAATATTCAAATGGAAGAAAGATCCATTGTTGATAGGGGTTACGGTTTTTCAGACACCACTATCCAATTAGATGAAGCTGCTAAAAAATTCGAGGAATCTCTCAAGTATTTAATTGAACTTGGTGAAGTAGAAAAAACAATTTTCTTATTGGCTGAGGAAATTGAATCCACTAAACGTAGAGTAAATGCTTTAGAACATATTATGATTCCAAGATTCCAAAATACTGAAAAGTATATTGATATGAGACTCCAAGAAATGGAAAGGGAAAACTTTGTTCGTTTGAAAATGATTAGGTCTACTATTGAGAAAAATGAAAAAGCTCAAGCTGCAAAAGAGGCTGCAGAATAA